A single genomic interval of Falco naumanni isolate bFalNau1 chromosome 11, bFalNau1.pat, whole genome shotgun sequence harbors:
- the NPHS2 gene encoding podocin — translation MRMDKRSRSSSRESHRRRRESSATPSKREKRESSREAGKGRGDIKQEKAKEIKSTTGTDGRVHTSTVVDVDDVISDEEMEAMALLDSEQQQEGAKSPGLGICEWLLTILSFLFIIMTFPISIWFCLKVVREYERAIVFRLGHLLPGRAKGPGLFFFLPCLDTYHKIDLRLKTLEIPFHQVVTKDMVTLEIDAVCYYRLENASLLLTTLTSISSAIQLLVQTTTKRLLAHRAFSELLLERKSISQEIKVALDAVTGCWGIKVERTEINNVQLPAEVRQSLAVEAEAQRQAKVRVIAAEGEKAASESLRMAAEILSSTPAAAQLRYLHALHSLTAEKPAAFILPLPLDAMNLVSPATHSPPAASSRLTGTTNLPESPKDKKDSPML, via the exons ATGAGGATGGATAAGAGGTCTCGAAGCTCTTCCAGGGAGTCTCATAGGAGACGGAGAGAGTCCTCCGCTACACCAAGCAAACgagagaagagggagagcagcagagaagctggcAAAGGAAGGGGAGACAtaaagcaggagaaagcaaaggagatcAAGAGCACCACAGGGACCGATGGTAGGGTGCACACGTCCACAGTGGTGGACGTGGATGATGTGATATCTGATGAAGAAATGGAAGCAATGGCGTTGCTGGACAGCGAGCAGCAACAGGAAG GTGCAAAGTCTCCTGGTCTGGGCATCTGTGAGTGGCTTCTGACCATCTTGTCTTTCCTGTTCATCATAATGACCTTCCCCATTTCTATCTGGTTCTGCCTGAAG GTAGTGCGGGAGTATGAAAGAGCCATCGTTTTCCGACTTGGGCATCTCCTTCCCGGCAGAGCCAAAGGGCCTG gccttttctttttccttccctgtctgGATACATATCACAAGATAGACCTCCGCCTCAAAACCCTGGAGATCCCCTTCCATCAG GTGGTGACCAAAGACATGGTTACCTTGGAGATAGATGCTGTCTGCTACTACCGGTTGGAGAATGCCTCTCTTCTCCTCACCACCCTGACCAGCATCTCCAGTGCcatccagctgctggtgcagacAACCACAAAACGCCTCCTGGCACATCGAGCTTTTTCTGAACTTCTCTTGGAGAGGAAAAGCATCAGCCAGGAGATAAAG GTGGCTTTGGATGCGgtcacaggctgctgggggatCAAAGTGGAGAGAACAGAAAT CAACAatgtgcagctgcctgctgaagTCCGGCAATCCCTGGCTGTGGAAGCGGAGGCCCAGAGACAGGCCAAAGTGCGG GTGATTGCTGCTGAGGGGGAAAAGGCTGCTTCTGAGTCCCTGCGGATGGCAGCTGAGATCCTGTCCAgcacccctgctgctgctcagctccgTTACCTCCATGCACTGCACTCCCTTACTGCAGAGAAACCTGCTGCTTTCATCTTGCCCTTGCCTTTGGATGCCATGAACCTGGTCTCTCCGGCTACCCACAGTCCTCCAGCAGCGAGCAGCCGCCTCACAGGCACCACAAATCTCCCAGAAAGCCCCAAAGACAAGAAGGACTCACCCATGCTCTAA
- the AXDND1 gene encoding LOW QUALITY PROTEIN: axonemal dynein light chain domain-containing protein 1 (The sequence of the model RefSeq protein was modified relative to this genomic sequence to represent the inferred CDS: inserted 5 bases in 3 codons; substituted 2 bases at 2 genomic stop codons) yields MGPYVPWHQRSRIRNLDPQVRGTSRMLGPIRPGSSSLEHSFVPEEVFQSLTCTSSSLYSPERLRSPQTTKTSMGCRGCLQTPDRLWHYPNRQSKFXHLTDHPVSLTGAGRDVSYLCDIAVGQEAKTAMPGRSSFSEGRQDQRSSRGRVPHAPVTTLAGRLVPEEFHIVKNRGVLPLKYFDGYGAAWLCCGTTDVSQISDMYVSQNSWGKGRIPLTQIKRITTTVPFSHPLAQRLQDTRDLADLXEETEQFRERLGHVRAETECSEKSSQGKLQIVCSSFNRQLQYFHSSDISSLMSEKLLDEILQDNKNLINMLKGDLEQYGGEAYLRKTESLRSAASLQEHWTELGQTMRNRHRDLAGALPPQHTGLQEINQRACEXYQQYKIRINGDNGTARFLTALVRSMEDWLFKVQKLKRGSGTHEAELQAFYHKIPAWLAQVDAVMSCIGSSQLREAQRDKKLHFLVVPGGLFQMIQQWVLSMNNVVEKNIMHLNENVIELHRNLTLWLVDWLRHMTAECLSHERPQPEDSDTETDEKLRLLRSHKLQHRAEELVVDMXRLAGSIISCCHEIVNAIVRKKRSEADLEADFELEELNKIKTECCNWIEARSLLLSEVKGFPVSFLDLEELRNLFGSEELQLKHKDTVISSTKSELEADDANSNRKPVTEEEPLEVKEEIAIMQQQPGAGMEYLIEDNEATADMXYMGRDSNIHLKSLKSDIVSVTGTEIATTRSSTPFSQKEFEALAVLEHLQVQLLETEIHAQNAEERSEGLEEKLEEALQRIKELECELEKEGKVIPEAAHQEGQEKCFQESVLEVRACSSPKVSTSGQSETSRKKQALKNSNALVVS; encoded by the exons GGATCCCCAAGTGAGGGGCACCTCGAGGATGCTTGGCCCCATCAGGCCTGGTTCTTCCTCCCTGGAGCATAGTTTTGTTCCAGAAGAGGTTTTCCAAAGCCTGACCTGTACCAGCAGTTCTCTCTACAGCCCAGAGCGCTTACGGTCCccacaaaccaccaaaacctcAATGGGCTGCAGG GGCTGCCTGCAAACCCCAGATCGGCTTTGGCATTATCCTAATCGTCAGAGCAAGTTCTGACACCTGACAGACCACCCTGTCAGTTTGACGGGTGCTGGAAG AGATGTCTCTTACCTGTGTGACATTGCAGTTGGCCAAGAAGCTAAGACAGCAATGCCTGGCAGAAGCTCTTTTTCTGAGGGTCGTCAGGACCAGAGGAGCAGCCGCGGTAGAGTCCCACATGCTCCTGTGA CAACCTTAGCAGGTAGGCTGGTTCCTGAGGAATTTCACATTGTGAAGAACAGGGGAGTTTTGCCCCTGAAGTACTTCGATGG GTATGGGGCTGCCT GGCTGTGCTGTGGAACTACAGATGTTTCCCAGATCTCCGATATGTACGTATCTCAAAATAGCTGGGGCAAAGGGAGAATTCCTCTGACTCAGATCAAAAGAATCACAACAACAGTTCCCTTTTCCCACCCTCTTGCCCAACGCCTGCAGGACACGAGAGACCTGGCTGATCTGTAGGAAGAGACCGAGCAGTTCAGGGAGAGGTTGGGTCACGTCAGAGCAGAAACAGAGTGTTCAGAGAAGTCCAGCCAGGGAAAACTGCAAATAGTCTGCAGTAGCTTCAACAGGCAGCTTCAATACTTCCATAGCAGTGACAT CTCCTCTCTCATGAGTGAAAAGCTACTGGATGAAATCCTACAAGACAACAAGAACTTGATAAAT atgctCAAAGGAGACCTAGAGCAGTACGGAGGGGAGGCGTACCTAAGAAAGACTGAAAGTCTGAGGAGcgctgccagcctgcaggaaCACTGGACGGAGCTGGGACAGACAATGCGGAATCGCCACCGGGACTTGGCTGGAGCACTGCCTCCACAGCACACTGGCCTGCAAGAAATAAACCAAAGGGCATGTGA CTACCAGCAGTACAAGATAAGGATAAATGGGGATAATG gcacagctaGGTTTTTGACAGCTTTGGTGAGAAGTATGGAAGATTGGTTATTCAAGGTGCAAAAGCTGAAGCGAGGTTCTGGCACGCACgaagctgagctgcaggcatTTTATCACAAGATCCCTGCGTGGCTGGCCCAGGTGGATGCAGTGATGAGCTGTATAGGCTCCAGCCAGTTGCGTGAAGCTCAGCGTGATAAGAAATTGCATTTCTT ggtgGTACCTGGAGGACTTTTTCAGATGATTCAGCAATGGGTTCTGTCCATGAATAATGTGGTTGAGAAGAACATCATGCATCTTAATGAAAAC GTGATCGAACTGCACAGAAACCTGACCCTGTGGCTGGTGGATTGGCTGAGACACATGACAGCAGAATGCTTGTCCCATGAGCGTCCCCAGCCAGAAGACTCAGACACTGAGACAGATGAGAAGCTCAGACTTCTGAGGTCTCATAAGCTTCAGCATCGAGCTGAAGAGCTGGTTGTGGACA GCAGACTGGCTGGTTCTATAATCAG ctgctgtcacGAGATTGTCAATGCAATTGTTCGAAAGAAACGGTCAGAGGCAGATTTAGAAGCTGATTTtgagctggaggagctgaatAAGATCAAG ACTGAGTGCTGTAATTGGATTGAAGCACGTAGTCTCCTCCTTTCAGAAGTCAAAGGCTTTCCAGTCTCCTTTCTGGATTTAGAAGAACTGAGAAACCTCTTTGGATCAGAG GAATTGCAGTTGAAGCATAAGGACACTGTCATTTCCTCAACTAAGAGTGAGCTTGAAGCTGACGATGCCAACAGCAATAGGAAACCCGTAACAGAGGAAGAACCATTAGAAGTAAAGGAGGAGATTGCTATTATGCAG cagcagccaggtgcTGGTATGGAGTATCTGATTGAAGACAATGAAGCCACTGCAGACAT ATACATGGGGCGTGACTCCAACATCCACCTGAAATCTCTGAAATCAGACATCGTTTCAGTTACAGGG ACAGAGATAGCTACCACCAGGTCATCGACTcccttttctcagaaagagTTTGAggccctggcagtgctggaacATCTGCAAGTGCAGCTCCT agaaacagagatCCATGCTCAGAATGCAGAGGAGAGATCTGAAGGTCTTgaagaaaagctggaagaagcTCTGCAGAGAATCAAAGAGCTAGAGTGTGAGCTGGAGAAAGAGGGGAAAGTCATCCCAGAAGCAGCACACCAAGAAGGACAGG aaaaatgtttccaagaAAGTGTCTTAGAAGTCAGGGCCTGCTCAAGTCCCAAAGTTTCTACCTCTGGCCAGTCTGAGACAtccagaaaaaagcaagcattaaAGAACAGCAATGCTTTAGTAGTTTCTTAG